TATGCAGCCTACTGACCAAACATCAATTGCCGATGTATACTCTGAACAATTTAGTAGCAACTCTGGTGCACGATACCAGCGTGTAACACAATATTCCATCATGAAATCTGTCTCAGTTGTCGTCCTTGCAAGCCCAAAATCTCCAATCTTTAGGTCACATTTTGCATTCACGAGCAAATTGCTGGGTTTTAAATCACGATGCAAGATGTTGGCAGAGTGAATGTACTTAAGTCCTCGCAATACTTGGTACAGAAAATGCTACAAAATTAAAGATGGCGACCAATCACGTTATGATGTATAAGAATGCAGATAAATCCCAAACAAGTACAAAATTCAGAACTGCATCTTCAAATACTAATCCAGCTAGCTGGTTAGAGAAAAAGAATAATGAATATGGGAACTTGAAGTACATGACATGAAGTGTATCTTACTCGGCAGTGTTCATCAGTCAATTGTTGGTTGGAATGAATAATCTGATGAAGATCAGTGTCCATCAGTTCATAAACAATGTACACATCATTGAAATTCTTCTTTTGAGGGGGTCGTATAACATCCTTAATTGCAATAACCTGTGCATTTGAAAAAGTTGAATGTAAATCCATCATGTTGTGGGTTTGGGGTGGGGGTGTTAATAATACTAAACAAAAAATCCAACATAACCACAAAGATCAGCAATTAGTTACCATAAATGCAAGCACTTCCCAATTCTTAAGTAACAAATTCTACCATTAGAAATCAACACTTCATTTTACTCTTCGAAATGGTGTTGATTTGTTGAACTTACATAAAAAATAACATATTTTGAAAGAAGTAATCACTTCAAATTGTACTCTCAAGAATCTCTTGCAACTATTTAATAAAAGAGCTTAAGTTCTATGCACTGACAATATAAAAGATATTTATACAGTCATATCACTTATAAGGTAAAATTGTAGGTAAAGCTTTATGATAAACATTAATTTACAACCTGATAAAAGTGGTAACTAACCTGCTATCACATGTTAAAATACACTAATAGTGTAAAAAAATCTTTACACTTgcagtgtatataacttaaatccttaCTGAATTTTACCCTTAGAAAAATTTGCATTCACTTCAAACTGTACTCTTAGGCATCTGTTCTAACTATTTCCTAAGATTATGCTCTTAAGACAACTTAACTTTCATTTCCCCACCTCTGGCCAGCAAGACTCTAATTTTATTAGTCTCCATAATGAACAATCTCCTATTATAAACAAAAGCGTTTACTACTTCAGAGTCTGATATTCTCAGTCTTTTCTTTTaaatcttcttcttcctttttctcTATATTATACATGCAAGCTATCTATGAGGTGAATAGAACTGGTGATAGACCAATTCTTATTGGCGCCAGAACCTTTGAAAATCAGTAATGTGCATAATCATATCAGTAAAAACAAGATAGTATCTTTAGGGGCTTCAAGTTCTTTTCTTTTACATTACCCCTCTTAGCCTACATCCTTTTCTTCAGCCTACTCAATTGATATAGTATacaacctcccccccccccccccaaaaaaaaaaaaaaaaaacctttgtTCCATTTTATATATGTgacactattttctttttagtctgtttCAAAAGAACGACACCTTtttatatttggaaacaatttagcttttGATCTTTCAGTTTACCTTAGTGACATGCTTTTATACCCACAGATAATGCCATGACAAGTTTAAAACCGTAattttcaaaagtcttctcttttttcttaaatttcatgacTAGTAAAAAAGTTACCACATAAACTAAAACGGAAGGAGTACATCCAGCAAAAAACAAGGAGAAAACCAGATGCAAAAGGACAAAGATGGATTGGTGTAAGGGGGCATGATTGCAGATATCTGGAGAGGTGCAATACTCACATTCTCATGATCCATGTGACTCAGAAGCTTTATCTCTCTTAATGTCCTTTTTGCATCTATTACATTATCAAATGCATTCCCTATCTTCTTAATTGCTACTTCCTCACGTGTCTCCGAGTTCATAGCAGCACTGCATGCATCAAATTAGAGAAAATTACTGTAAAATATTTCCTTCACATACTaataaaatagagaaaaaaaaGTTTAACAGAAAGAACTCTTACAACAGTGAAAAGAAGTTAAACAGAGGACAAGTAGCATCACAGGATACATCACGTGAAAAGATAACATAGTGAACAACTTCAAAGGCTTGCTTTAGATTAGTGAGACATGTAGATACAAGACAAAGTAAGTTTGAGCAGATAATAGTCTTgcccttcgccggaaaattagACTATGTAGATAGGTaacaaaaaatatgtatatatactttatGTTAAATTGTCTTTGATTCTTATGTatttacttctttatattttgactcccctGAAAATCATGATTCCGCCACTGATCGTGACAAGGGAAGCATAAAAGCAACCATACGCATATAGCATACATGGAGGCACTTTAAGACACATAAATGACAAGCATACATACTAACAACTTCAATTGTGCCAACAAACAATACATACTACCTTCAATGTCAAAAAGCTCAAAATTTAATGGAAACTATTCATAAGAGACCTGACCTATAGCCGTGTTATATCAGGAAATGACCAATTGAAGAAGTAAAACCTATTAGAATGATCTGATTCAGATGTCTTTACATATCAACCACAAAAAATCTTACAAATTCACTGGAACCAACTTCGATTAATATTCATGGTTAAAAACTTCCACTTTTGTACTAAGTGAAACTCCCTCGGTTTCATTGTATATCGTTGTGTTCAACTAGGCACGgagcttttgaaaaaaatatagatTATCGGTATATACAAAAGTACTCTTAGAACTCGCCGCCTTAAGATGTCATGATATTTATGTGACTATAACATAATACTATTATAGATAAAATAGAAAGTTTGAAGGTAAAGAGTTTTCAAATATTAAAAGATATCGATCTTTTGTTTAACGACTAATTAAAAACAAAAGAGTGAATCACAAAACGATGAGTAATAGTTAACCTCAAGGTAAACAACTCAATCTCCATGCAGGGGCAAGCTTTGCTCCTCTTCAGATCAGAGAGCACTATATATATGTACAACAGTTGGTAATACACACAAATATTCACAAACCTGTAACTATTAGAACTGAAGAAACAGAGCTTATAACCTATGCTATGcatattaaaaaaaagtaaaattttcttACCAAACCATGCCATTAGCACCACGACCAATAGGTCTAATAGGAGGAACATATTTTCTTGAAACTTCAAAAAGACTACCATGCACATTATACTGCACATATCGACCCCCATGTGTTGGTACTCCTCTTATGTTACTACTATGATCACCTGAACTCGAATCAACAGACATATCTAAAACTCAAGAAATTAACAGAAAtatttagaccaaaaaagaagaagagccTTTGGACATTTCAGTTTGTTTTCTTATTTTGAACTTTCTCTTTAACTTTCAATTTTCTAGAGAGTAAGTTAGAGGAAAAGCATGTTAGATCATGTGTCAACTTTTGAACTGGATTGCATGCCATTTGTTGTTGCCCGTGAAGGAAATTGACTTCTCTTTGAGGGATGGgagtttgctttttttttttttccctttactTTCTCTTTATTGTACTAGATGAGTCCTCTTAAATTTTTCACCACACAAGTGGGAAAAAATTGACTACATATGATGCTTCCATtactttcattttttatttttattttacatgcGTAGGTAATATATAGAATTTTTGTGGCAGTGATTTTGTTTGCGACGAatgggagccttggcgtaactggtaaagttgctgccatgtgacctggagatcacgggttcaagccgtgaaaaTAACCTCTTGTagaaatgtagggtaaggctgcgtacaataaaCCCTTGTAATCCGGTCCTTTCCCGGACCCGCGCATAGCGAAATCTTAGTGTACCGGACTACCCTTTTGAttaagaaaattcttattttgcctatcgtttgatacaaatctcaTCATAAAATTTCGCATAATATCACATTGTTTGGTTGGCTGCACAAGGAAAAAAAATAATCATATGCCCCCATTCTAATGCAGCATTTGGTTGGCAGTATTAAATAATATTGCATTAAGTTATGTAGAATCTATGTAATTTTAAGCAAAATAAATAGGTGTATACATGGATTAAATTATTCAAAGATAAAAAGTTTCCTTTTAAAGTTAGTAATTCATGTACAACAATCGCATTATAATAACTAGTTAACTAGTAGTACGCGAACTAGACGAccttttaaagaggaaattactCAAAATATCTATTACAGCATTAATCACTCACTTAAGGATAAACCAGACAAAATTTCAAAGTCAAACATTTAAACCCCCTACTAATTGCAAATACCTACGTAAATATAACAATTACGCATATACCCTATTCAAAATCAGACGCCAAAAAACACTACATATTGATGAAAATCATACAATATTGTGTAAAATTTTCATCGTATGGGAAGTTGTATACAAATTGATTACTAGAGGAGATCCAGATCACAAAGGAGTCACATGTGATCCTGACGGGCTTGAACCTTCCGCAATGAAGATAGGAAACCGCAATGAATAGGAAAAATGACAGTGTATAgctgctgtaaaaataatagctgaaaaaatatataaaatttatatattctctctctctatatatatatatatatatattatgtatgttatatacaaaaaattattacaaattttatacacatttTCGACTACCAGATGTAAATAATTTCAGGCGCGGACTAAAACTGATAATACCGATAAAGATAGTTGATTTGAAGTATAAATATTTAGAAAAGGGATCTGAACCAAAAACTACAAAGATACACGAGACTTTGCATTTATCATTTTATACGTggaggaagaaaaagaaaaaaaagagcaaCAAGGtcaattttataaaaattgaAATAGATTTATCAATTCCTCCTATTGGCTATGCTGTGGTACTCGTTTACCTTCTTGAAATGAAATATACTTTTGGTCATCCTACGCGAATCTTGAATGACTTATTTTGGCTGTGAGAAATGTATCACGAATTAGTGATGCACATATAGCAAAATAGATGATCTGGTTACAGATAGGCACTCGACTATTGTATCTATAAGTCAATTCTAACATGCTAATTATGTTTAATGTAACATTCCTATTTATCTTTTTGGTTACACGCTTTTTTAACTTTTACGCAAATTCTTTTAAAGAAAACAATAATACTACTAATTAGTAAAAGAGAAGCACTGGCTGAAAAGGAAAAATATGCCCATAAATGCAGAGACGGGACCAAAAAACATTATTTTTGTCCCTCCAAAATACTAGGAAGTTCCTGCTACATCTCCTCGAGAGCTCGAATTGCCACCGTTTGATTATATAAACCCTAAATTTTGACCAACTTTATCAGCAAAGTCGAGCTGAAGCTCCCAACTTCTGTAAACAATACAATCAAACATAAAGTCATTCCTCCTTGAAGCTCCAGTAACCTTCCTAACTCAGCACTACAATGTGAATGTGACATCAACAATATCATGGCAACTGAAAGTAAATCACACCTATTGTTTGTTATGCTTGCAGTCTGTGGTGCAAAGTATAGAACCAACTCTATATTGAACAGCGGAACGCCCACGTGTTGTCAATCTGTCTTCTTATCGATTTCATCAATCGCAGTCAATCTTTCAACTAGAGGAGGGTGAGAATAATGATAAGCCGAATACCAGGGATCTGTGTTCATAGCCGACAAGTTTTCTTCCTGCAACATGTTGAACAAATTGGTATTACAGATATCTTGTTACAGGATTTGAAAGTTTCTTCTAAGTTGCAATGATTTGAAACCTAGAAATTACTATTATGGCTTTGAGTTCCAAAGAATTGTTCAGCGTTTAGATTTGGAAAATTTTCATTATCAACATTTTAAGAATCATCAATGAACATAGAT
This sequence is a window from Nicotiana tomentosiformis chromosome 5, ASM39032v3, whole genome shotgun sequence. Protein-coding genes within it:
- the LOC104119155 gene encoding mitogen-activated protein kinase homolog MMK2-like is translated as MSVDSSSGDHSSNIRGVPTHGGRYVQYNVHGSLFEVSRKYVPPIRPIGRGANGMVCAAMNSETREEVAIKKIGNAFDNVIDAKRTLREIKLLSHMDHENVIAIKDVIRPPQKKNFNDVYIVYELMDTDLHQIIHSNQQLTDEHCRHFLYQVLRGLKYIHSANILHRDLKPSNLLVNAKCDLKIGDFGLARTTTETDFMMEYCVTRWYRAPELLLNCSEYTSAIDVWSVGCILGEILTRQPLFPGRDYVHQLRLITELIGSPDDASLGFLRSNNARRYVRQLPRYPRQQFSARFPNSSPRAVDLLEKMLIFDPSRRITVDEALSHPYLAPLHDINEEPVCPRPFSLDFEQPSFTEDNIKELIWREAVKFNPDPTH